In a genomic window of Cytobacillus sp. FSL H8-0458:
- the cobK gene encoding precorrin-6A reductase, producing MILFLAGTSDARALAVQLKNQGYPLLATVVTESAADSLKAEGISYKVGRLSENDMIGLIQMQEMTTVIDASHPYADEASKTAMAAAKACSIPYIRYERPNEQFTSPLITEAESYEEAAKLAQSHKGTIMLTTGSKTLEIFTKYLMRDEIRLVCRMLPNMGNMEKCHKLGIKQKDIIAIQGPFSESLNKALCEQYEVTLMITKESGKVGSVDEKMTAALELGIPVILIKRPQLVYENFCTSFKEVTQRLGGLYTWQT from the coding sequence GCAACCGTTGTCACAGAATCGGCAGCTGACAGTTTGAAAGCTGAAGGCATTTCTTATAAAGTGGGACGGCTGTCAGAAAATGACATGATTGGACTAATTCAGATGCAAGAGATGACCACTGTGATTGATGCCAGTCATCCCTATGCGGACGAAGCGTCAAAAACGGCCATGGCAGCAGCCAAAGCATGCAGCATTCCTTACATACGTTACGAAAGGCCAAATGAACAGTTTACCTCACCGCTCATAACTGAAGCCGAAAGTTATGAGGAAGCAGCAAAATTGGCTCAATCACATAAAGGGACAATCATGCTGACAACTGGCAGCAAAACGCTGGAAATCTTCACAAAATATTTGATGCGTGATGAGATCCGGCTTGTATGCAGGATGCTGCCAAACATGGGAAACATGGAAAAATGCCATAAGCTTGGCATTAAACAAAAGGACATTATTGCGATCCAGGGACCATTTTCCGAATCATTAAACAAAGCTCTTTGTGAGCAGTATGAAGTGACCCTGATGATTACTAAAGAAAGCGGCAAAGTGGGATCGGTGGATGAAAAAATGACCGCTGCCCTGGAATTGGGGATTCCTGTTATTTTAATCAAGCGGCCGCAGCTTGTATATGAAAACTTCTGCACTTCTTTTAAAGAAGTGACTCAAAGATTGGGAGGGCTTTATACATGGCAAACATGA